The Borrelia hispanica CRI genome has a window encoding:
- a CDS encoding transcriptional repressor — MNNNTIEVHSTLEKVGITNDPILLKSLTTELGMKASHSRNRIILHIASNPREYFTAKEIYNKLIKEIPSLSKATVYNTLNILKERNILKDIKTTDQKETRFYLSLTSTIAHFKCNKCNQVYPIQLDDIKDILKDKLGEEWKTKSIEIIYSGSCNNCHQESQQEQEQYNTNDDNH, encoded by the coding sequence ATGAACAACAATACAATAGAGGTACATTCTACTTTAGAAAAAGTCGGAATTACTAATGACCCTATCTTGCTAAAATCATTAACAACAGAGTTGGGCATGAAAGCCTCACATTCAAGAAATAGAATAATTTTACATATTGCATCAAATCCACGAGAATATTTTACAGCAAAAGAAATTTATAACAAACTCATAAAAGAAATACCAAGCTTATCAAAAGCAACAGTATACAATACATTAAATATCTTAAAAGAACGCAACATTCTTAAAGATATAAAAACAACAGACCAAAAAGAAACAAGATTTTATCTAAGTTTGACTTCTACAATAGCGCACTTTAAATGCAACAAATGCAATCAAGTTTATCCAATACAACTTGATGACATTAAAGATATTCTGAAAGACAAACTTGGAGAAGAATGGAAAACAAAATCCATTGAAATTATTTATTCAGGATCATGTAATAATTGTCATCAAGAATCTCAACAAGAACAAGAACAATACAACACAAATGATGACAATCATTAA
- a CDS encoding PTS transporter subunit EIIC, with the protein MGKFFQNAQKFGRSFMLPIAILPAAGLFLGIGGAFSNPATISAYTFLNVFFLQSVFNIMRTAGAIIFVNLPPIFAIGVAVGLAKSDKGTAGLAAFIGYLVLNSTIGILVEMFGKVEDFSNGAVGLILGIKTLETGVFGGIIVGIMTYCLHNKFNKVEFPRVLGFFSGSRFIPIIVSLSSIFLAVLMFIFWPFMQSGISMVGLLVDATGYIGTLIYGIFLRMLGPFGLHHIFYLPFWTTGIGGSEIINGKLVEGTQNIFFAELSSHSSDKFFIGTSRFMSGRFITMMFGLPGAALALYRLAKPNQKDKIFGLLLSSALTSFLTGITEPLEFSFLFVAPVLYVVHAVFDGCAFMVAHILQITIGQTFSGGFIDFVLFGILQGNARTNWVLVPMVGFFWFWLYYFSFVFLISKFDYKTPGREDVINAHDSFSSSKNGVVGGSDISVQVVMGLGGRDNIIELDCCATRLRVTVKDSMKVSKSILEDTGAKGIIIKDNGVQVVYGPGVSVLKNEIEEYLDNEGN; encoded by the coding sequence ATGGGGAAATTTTTTCAGAATGCCCAAAAATTTGGTCGTTCTTTTATGTTGCCTATTGCCATTCTTCCTGCGGCAGGATTATTTTTAGGGATTGGAGGTGCTTTTTCCAATCCGGCAACTATTAGTGCTTATACATTTTTAAATGTATTTTTTCTTCAATCAGTATTTAACATTATGCGTACCGCAGGTGCTATTATTTTTGTTAATTTGCCACCAATATTTGCAATTGGAGTTGCTGTTGGGCTTGCAAAATCGGATAAGGGAACAGCAGGGCTTGCGGCTTTTATTGGGTATCTTGTTTTAAATTCTACAATTGGTATTTTAGTTGAGATGTTTGGTAAAGTTGAAGATTTCTCAAATGGAGCTGTTGGATTAATCCTTGGTATTAAGACTTTAGAAACAGGTGTTTTTGGTGGCATTATTGTTGGTATTATGACTTATTGTCTTCATAATAAATTTAATAAAGTTGAATTTCCAAGAGTACTTGGATTTTTTTCAGGATCTAGATTTATACCGATAATAGTTTCTCTCTCAAGTATTTTTCTTGCTGTATTGATGTTTATATTTTGGCCATTTATGCAGTCTGGAATTAGTATGGTGGGTTTATTAGTGGATGCAACAGGATATATTGGTACTCTTATTTATGGTATTTTTTTACGAATGCTTGGTCCTTTTGGGCTTCATCATATATTTTATTTGCCTTTTTGGACAACCGGTATTGGTGGTTCTGAAATTATTAATGGTAAACTGGTAGAAGGAACTCAGAACATTTTTTTTGCAGAACTTTCATCTCATAGTTCTGATAAATTTTTTATTGGAACTAGTCGTTTTATGAGCGGAAGATTTATTACTATGATGTTTGGATTGCCTGGAGCTGCTCTTGCACTTTATAGACTTGCAAAACCTAATCAGAAGGATAAAATTTTTGGTCTTTTGTTGTCATCAGCTTTAACTTCCTTTTTAACAGGAATTACAGAGCCTCTTGAATTTTCTTTTCTCTTTGTTGCACCGGTGCTTTATGTAGTTCATGCTGTGTTTGATGGGTGTGCATTTATGGTTGCTCATATTTTACAGATTACAATAGGTCAGACTTTTTCTGGAGGATTTATTGATTTTGTTCTTTTTGGGATTTTACAAGGAAATGCAAGAACAAATTGGGTTTTAGTTCCAATGGTAGGTTTTTTTTGGTTTTGGCTGTATTATTTTAGTTTTGTTTTTTTAATATCTAAATTTGATTATAAGACCCCTGGTAGAGAAGATGTTATTAATGCTCATGATTCGTTTTCTTCAAGTAAAAATGGAGTTGTAGGGGGAAGTGATATTAGTGTGCAAGTAGTTATGGGTCTTGGAGGACGTGATAATATTATTGAACTTGATTGTTGTGCTACACGACTTAGAGTTACTGTAAAAGATTCTATGAAGGTTTCAAAGAGTATTTTGGAAGATACTGGAGCTAAGGGAATTATTATCAAGGATAATGGTGTTCAAGTGGTTTATGGGCCTGGAGTTAGTGTTCTTAAAAATGAAATTGAAGAGTATCTTGATAATGAAGGAAATTAA
- a CDS encoding ABC transporter permease translates to MNKIMLTLYSLFLLIFIIFPLLIIITLGFLNERNEFTFANFIRLLEPSYLRIFSRSINFALITTIFCILIGYPTAWFISMSKKSTQNNLIIMIILPMWINTLLRSYAWIRILGKNGIINNLFIAMGFKPMDLLYNEKAVIIGMIYNFLPFMILPIYIGLSKIKYEYIEAARDLGAKMWQILIYIKIPLTLSHLATGIIMVFIPSITVFIISDLLGGSKQILIGNLIEKQFLFVPDWNTGSAISFILMIVIVIFNLTIIKLMQKTE, encoded by the coding sequence ATGAATAAAATAATGTTAACATTATATAGTCTCTTCTTATTAATCTTCATTATCTTCCCTTTACTCATAATAATAACTTTAGGATTTCTTAATGAAAGAAACGAATTTACATTTGCAAATTTTATAAGATTATTAGAACCAAGTTACTTAAGAATTTTTTCAAGAAGTATCAATTTTGCATTAATTACAACAATTTTTTGCATATTAATTGGATATCCTACGGCATGGTTTATATCTATGTCAAAAAAAAGTACTCAAAACAATTTAATAATAATGATAATACTCCCTATGTGGATTAATACCCTCCTTAGAAGTTATGCTTGGATTAGAATACTTGGAAAAAACGGAATTATCAATAATTTATTTATAGCAATGGGATTTAAACCCATGGATTTACTTTACAATGAAAAAGCTGTAATAATTGGTATGATATATAATTTTTTACCATTTATGATCTTACCAATATATATAGGACTCTCAAAAATAAAATATGAATACATCGAAGCAGCAAGAGACCTTGGAGCTAAAATGTGGCAAATATTAATCTACATCAAAATACCATTAACATTATCACATCTTGCTACAGGAATAATAATGGTATTTATTCCCTCAATCACAGTGTTCATTATCTCAGATCTTCTAGGAGGTTCTAAACAAATTTTAATTGGAAATTTAATTGAAAAACAATTTTTATTTGTACCAGACTGGAACACAGGATCTGCTATATCATTTATTTTAATGATAGTCATAGTAATATTTAATTTAACAATAATTAAATTAATGCAAAAAACAGAATAA
- a CDS encoding N-acetylmannosamine-6-phosphate 2-epimerase: MIKRGLIVSCQALEGEPLHSSFIMSKMALAAKMGGAIGIRANGVLDIRQIKSEVDLPIIGIIKRVYHNSSVFITPTLKEVDELCDEGVEVIALDATFRNRPDGLLLSEFVNKIKEKYPSQLLMADIGSLDEALNADHLGFDFIGTTLHGYTEDTKGFNIADNDFAFLKSLLKCNLKAKLIVEGKIDTPLKAKRSFELGVSLVVVGGAITRPMEITKSFVDKINEVTTI; the protein is encoded by the coding sequence ATTATTAAAAGAGGTCTTATTGTGTCTTGTCAAGCACTTGAAGGAGAGCCATTGCATAGTAGTTTTATTATGTCTAAGATGGCTTTGGCGGCAAAAATGGGAGGAGCTATTGGAATTAGAGCTAATGGTGTTCTTGATATTCGTCAAATAAAATCAGAAGTTGATTTGCCCATTATAGGTATTATTAAGAGAGTTTATCACAATTCTTCTGTTTTTATTACGCCTACTCTTAAAGAAGTTGATGAACTTTGTGATGAAGGGGTTGAAGTGATTGCTCTTGATGCTACTTTTAGGAATCGTCCCGATGGGCTTTTGTTATCTGAATTTGTGAATAAAATTAAGGAAAAATATCCTAGTCAATTATTAATGGCAGATATTGGGTCTTTAGATGAGGCTTTAAATGCAGATCATCTTGGTTTTGACTTTATTGGTACAACTTTGCATGGATATACAGAAGATACTAAGGGATTTAATATTGCTGATAATGATTTTGCCTTTTTAAAAAGTTTACTTAAATGTAATTTGAAAGCAAAATTGATAGTTGAAGGCAAAATTGATACTCCTCTTAAGGCTAAGAGAAGTTTTGAGTTGGGAGTTTCTTTGGTTGTTGTAGGTGGAGCTATTACACGACCTATGGAAATTACCAAAAGTTTTGTTGATAAAATAAATGAGGTTACAACAATTTAA
- the yajC gene encoding preprotein translocase subunit YajC, with product MFLLQDFSHSSSFFRSLLVFVPVIAIFWFLVISPQRKEEKKKKEMLKSLKKGDKVLTIGGIFGVVKRVDDSEVLLELSETSEAKFVKSSIEKVVFDEIKDKKLKNEK from the coding sequence ATGTTTTTATTACAAGATTTTAGTCATAGTAGTAGCTTCTTTAGAAGCTTATTAGTTTTTGTCCCCGTAATAGCTATATTTTGGTTTTTGGTAATATCTCCTCAACGTAAAGAAGAGAAAAAAAAGAAGGAAATGCTGAAAAGCCTTAAAAAGGGTGATAAAGTTTTAACCATAGGTGGAATTTTTGGAGTTGTTAAGAGGGTTGATGATTCTGAAGTTTTGCTTGAGCTTAGTGAAACTTCAGAGGCAAAATTTGTAAAAAGTTCAATTGAGAAGGTTGTTTTTGACGAAATTAAGGATAAAAAATTAAAAAATGAGAAGTAA
- the groL gene encoding chaperonin GroEL (60 kDa chaperone family; promotes refolding of misfolded polypeptides especially under stressful conditions; forms two stacked rings of heptamers to form a barrel-shaped 14mer; ends can be capped by GroES; misfolded proteins enter the barrel where they are refolded when GroES binds), translated as MAKDIYFNEDARKSLLSGIEKLSNAVKVTLGPKGRNVLIDKKFGSPIVTKDGVSVAREIDLENSFENMGAQLLKEVAIKTNDLAGDGTTTATVLAYAIAREGLKNVSSGINPIGIKKGIDHAVALAAEKIRKSAKKITTKEEIAQVASISANNDTSIGEKIAEAMDRVGKDGVITVEESKTFDTTISYVEGMQFDRGYLSPYFSTNKENMSVSFDDTYILICEKKISTIKELLPVLEKVVNTNKPLLIIAEDIEGDALAALVLNSVRGALKVCAIKAPGFGDRRKAMLEDIAILTGGVLVSEELGLTLENIELEQLGQAKSVKVDKDNTTIINTGNREQIQERAALIKKQIEETSSEYDKEKLQERLAKLVGGVAVINVGAVTEVELKEKKHRVEDALSATRAAVEEGVVPGGGSTLIEVAMYLDTVDVSKLSYEEKQGFEIVKRSLEEPMRQIISNAGFESSIYIHQIKTDKKGLGFDAASFKWVNMIESGIIDPAKVTRSALQNAASIAGLLLTTECAITEVKEEKNSAGGNYPMDPGMGMM; from the coding sequence ATGGCTAAGGACATATATTTTAATGAAGATGCGAGAAAGAGTTTGCTTAGCGGTATTGAAAAATTATCAAATGCTGTAAAGGTCACTCTTGGTCCTAAAGGGAGAAATGTTTTAATTGATAAAAAATTTGGTTCTCCTATTGTTACAAAAGATGGAGTTAGTGTTGCTCGTGAAATTGATCTTGAAAATTCATTTGAAAATATGGGAGCGCAACTTTTAAAAGAAGTTGCAATTAAGACAAATGATTTGGCTGGAGATGGAACTACTACGGCTACTGTACTTGCTTATGCAATTGCAAGAGAAGGACTTAAAAATGTTTCTTCAGGAATTAATCCAATTGGAATTAAGAAAGGGATAGATCATGCTGTGGCTTTAGCTGCTGAAAAAATTCGCAAATCTGCTAAAAAAATTACTACCAAAGAAGAAATTGCGCAAGTTGCATCTATTTCTGCAAATAATGATACTTCAATAGGTGAAAAAATTGCGGAAGCAATGGACAGAGTTGGCAAAGATGGGGTTATTACTGTTGAAGAGTCAAAAACTTTTGATACTACAATTTCTTATGTTGAGGGTATGCAGTTTGATAGAGGATATTTATCTCCTTATTTTTCCACAAATAAAGAAAATATGAGTGTGAGTTTCGATGATACTTATATTTTGATATGTGAAAAAAAAATTAGCACAATTAAAGAACTCTTACCAGTGCTTGAAAAAGTTGTAAATACAAATAAGCCTTTGTTAATTATTGCTGAGGATATTGAAGGAGATGCTCTTGCTGCACTTGTTTTAAATAGTGTACGTGGTGCTTTGAAGGTTTGTGCAATTAAGGCTCCTGGATTTGGTGATAGACGTAAAGCAATGCTTGAAGATATTGCTATACTTACTGGAGGAGTTCTTGTTAGTGAAGAACTAGGACTTACTCTTGAGAATATTGAACTTGAACAACTTGGTCAAGCTAAGTCAGTAAAAGTTGACAAAGATAATACTACTATTATTAATACTGGAAATAGAGAACAAATACAAGAGCGTGCTGCACTTATTAAAAAGCAAATTGAAGAGACAAGTTCTGAGTATGACAAAGAAAAATTACAAGAACGTCTTGCAAAACTTGTTGGTGGTGTTGCTGTTATTAATGTTGGTGCTGTTACTGAGGTAGAACTTAAAGAGAAAAAACATAGGGTGGAGGATGCTTTATCTGCAACTCGTGCTGCTGTTGAAGAGGGTGTTGTTCCTGGTGGTGGATCGACTCTTATTGAAGTTGCTATGTATCTTGATACAGTTGATGTAAGTAAGCTTAGTTATGAAGAGAAACAAGGTTTTGAGATTGTGAAAAGAAGTCTTGAAGAACCAATGAGACAAATAATCTCTAATGCTGGATTTGAGAGTTCTATTTATATTCATCAGATTAAGACTGACAAAAAAGGACTTGGTTTTGATGCAGCAAGTTTTAAATGGGTTAATATGATTGAGAGTGGTATCATTGATCCTGCTAAAGTTACAAGAAGTGCTCTTCAAAATGCAGCTTCAATTGCAGGGTTGTTGTTGACAACTGAATGTGCTATTACTGAAGTTAAGGAAGAAAAGAACAGTGCTGGTGGCAATTATCCTATGGATCCAGGAATGGGAATGATGTAA
- a CDS encoding ABC transporter ATP-binding protein translates to MDNYILEIKNLKHYYTDSNNKTLDSINLKIKKNEFITLLGPSGCGKTTLIKIIGGFLNQKEGEIYFLSKEISKITPNKREINTVFQNYALFPHMNVFDNISFGLRIKKLNKNLIKEKVKTVLSLIGMQKYAYRNINELSGGQKQRVAIARAIIMEPKLLLLDEPLSALDLKMRQEMQRELKKIQRKLGITFIYVTHDQEEALTMSDRIVVMNEGIILQIGTPEEIYNEPKTKFVASFIGESNIFEGIYEKEFVVKMFGKNFQCLDKGFKNNESVDLVIRPEDVKILPKGQGHLSGVITSAIFQGVHYEMTLEIQKSNWLVQSTKLTKIGEEVDISLGPDDIHVMCKE, encoded by the coding sequence TTGGATAATTACATCCTAGAGATTAAAAATTTAAAACATTATTACACAGATAGTAATAATAAAACTCTAGATTCAATTAATTTAAAAATAAAAAAAAATGAATTTATTACCTTACTTGGTCCATCAGGATGCGGAAAGACAACGTTAATAAAAATAATAGGTGGTTTTTTAAATCAAAAAGAAGGAGAAATTTATTTTTTATCAAAAGAGATTTCAAAAATCACACCTAATAAAAGAGAGATCAACACAGTATTTCAAAACTATGCTCTCTTTCCACACATGAATGTCTTTGACAATATTTCATTTGGACTGCGAATAAAAAAATTAAATAAAAATTTAATCAAAGAAAAAGTCAAAACAGTACTCTCATTAATCGGCATGCAAAAATACGCATATAGAAATATTAATGAATTATCAGGCGGACAAAAACAAAGAGTTGCAATAGCAAGAGCAATAATTATGGAACCAAAACTTTTATTATTAGATGAACCTCTCTCAGCTCTAGACTTAAAGATGAGACAAGAAATGCAAAGAGAACTTAAAAAAATTCAAAGAAAACTCGGAATAACATTTATCTATGTGACACACGATCAAGAAGAAGCATTAACAATGAGCGACAGAATAGTAGTAATGAATGAAGGAATAATTCTTCAAATTGGAACACCTGAAGAGATTTACAACGAACCTAAAACAAAATTTGTAGCCAGCTTCATTGGTGAAAGCAATATTTTTGAAGGAATTTATGAAAAAGAATTTGTAGTGAAAATGTTTGGAAAAAATTTTCAATGTCTTGATAAAGGATTTAAAAATAATGAATCTGTTGACCTTGTAATCAGACCAGAAGATGTAAAAATATTACCAAAAGGTCAAGGGCATTTAAGTGGTGTAATAACTTCCGCAATATTTCAGGGTGTACACTACGAAATGACATTAGAAATTCAAAAGTCTAATTGGTTAGTCCAAAGTACAAAATTGACAAAAATTGGTGAAGAAGTTGACATTTCACTAGGCCCCGATGACATTCATGTAATGTGTAAGGAATAA
- the ylqF gene encoding ribosome biogenesis GTPase YlqF, with product MSNKINWFPGHMKRALELIKINIKKTNIVLEILDARAPFSSKNPLIEAIIKNSNKDKIILLNKSDLVQEGEILKWKKYFETLGNNVLITNIYKKGIKKQIINNIRKIANIKKIKTYKEKIKVLVIGVPNVGKSSIINLLVGKKSTSVANKPGHTKNIQILKVNEDINLFDMPGILWHNLENQETAKKLAILDMIKNEIIDNTELALYLLKEMHTKNKTKLIGKYNIISTDALKILEEFAKIRGFINKKYGMDIESASKILIKEYREGKFGKIILDLRPDNSNK from the coding sequence ATGTCAAATAAAATCAACTGGTTTCCAGGTCATATGAAACGGGCCTTAGAGTTAATAAAGATAAATATCAAAAAAACAAACATTGTATTAGAAATACTTGATGCTAGGGCTCCATTTAGCAGCAAAAACCCACTAATAGAAGCAATAATCAAAAACTCAAATAAAGATAAAATAATACTTTTAAATAAATCAGATCTTGTCCAAGAAGGAGAAATTCTAAAATGGAAAAAATATTTTGAAACTCTTGGTAATAATGTACTAATCACAAACATATATAAAAAAGGAATAAAAAAACAAATAATAAACAATATAAGAAAAATAGCTAACATAAAAAAAATTAAAACTTATAAAGAAAAAATAAAAGTCTTAGTAATTGGAGTTCCAAACGTCGGAAAATCATCAATAATTAATCTATTAGTAGGCAAAAAAAGTACCAGTGTTGCAAACAAACCAGGACACACAAAAAATATACAAATACTCAAAGTAAATGAAGATATTAATCTCTTTGACATGCCAGGAATATTATGGCACAACCTAGAAAATCAAGAAACAGCAAAAAAATTAGCAATATTAGACATGATCAAAAATGAAATTATAGATAATACAGAACTTGCCTTATATCTACTTAAAGAAATGCATACAAAAAATAAAACCAAATTGATAGGAAAATATAATATAATATCAACAGACGCACTCAAAATTTTAGAAGAATTTGCAAAAATAAGAGGATTTATTAATAAAAAATATGGAATGGATATTGAGAGTGCATCAAAAATACTTATAAAAGAATACAGAGAAGGAAAATTTGGAAAAATTATACTTGACCTAAGACCTGATAATAGCAATAAATAA
- a CDS encoding alpha/beta hydrolase, which translates to MNIKNAIFIFIFLFLLIIVGPKIKFRNEFDKTQIPSKLEEIDQYLLIEESKFNLVENTKKEIIWNKEKEKTQYAVVYIHGFGASKNEIYPIPNNIAKVLKANIFFTRLKGHGIDNKNAFKGVNTKDWLRDIDEAIQIGQSIGEKLILIGTSNGGACVIWALKNYQDKIHSAVLISPNIYPKDKRTNLIYYPWGRQIAYLITGGYNEPEIRQNKRIEYSKVNVFHSPIRQIDSIIAMMGLVKLININGFKEIKTPLTIAYSPNDPTVDSKEINNFINNYGGHKQSIPIILVESPHSHVPVGNHSYRSAQNTSYLTKYAVDFIQNIKKSK; encoded by the coding sequence ATGAACATTAAAAACGCCATTTTTATTTTTATTTTTTTATTTTTATTAATAATAGTAGGACCAAAAATAAAATTTAGAAATGAATTTGATAAAACTCAAATTCCAAGCAAACTTGAAGAAATTGATCAATACCTACTCATCGAAGAGTCTAAATTCAATTTGGTAGAAAACACAAAAAAAGAAATTATATGGAATAAAGAAAAGGAAAAAACACAATATGCAGTGGTATATATTCATGGGTTTGGAGCATCAAAAAATGAAATTTATCCTATTCCTAACAATATAGCTAAAGTATTAAAAGCAAATATTTTCTTTACAAGGCTTAAAGGCCACGGCATCGACAATAAAAATGCATTTAAAGGGGTTAATACTAAAGACTGGTTACGAGACATCGATGAAGCCATCCAAATTGGCCAATCAATAGGAGAAAAACTAATACTTATTGGAACTTCAAACGGAGGTGCTTGTGTCATTTGGGCATTAAAAAACTATCAAGACAAAATACATTCTGCCGTTTTAATATCACCTAATATCTATCCTAAAGATAAAAGAACAAATTTAATTTATTACCCTTGGGGACGTCAAATTGCTTATTTAATAACAGGAGGGTATAATGAACCTGAGATAAGACAAAATAAAAGAATAGAATACTCAAAGGTCAACGTATTTCATTCGCCAATACGACAAATTGATTCAATAATTGCAATGATGGGTCTTGTTAAATTAATTAATATTAATGGTTTTAAAGAAATTAAAACTCCACTCACAATAGCTTATTCCCCAAATGATCCTACAGTCGATTCTAAGGAAATAAATAATTTTATAAATAATTATGGAGGGCACAAACAATCGATTCCAATAATTCTTGTTGAAAGTCCTCATTCTCATGTTCCTGTAGGAAACCACAGTTATAGAAGTGCACAAAATACATCTTATTTAACAAAATATGCTGTCGATTTTATTCAAAACATAAAAAAAAGCAAGTGA
- the secD gene encoding protein translocase subunit SecD yields the protein MNKVSKLILILFVTSFAYFLIFPTLKWYFFTKEKDKQISSYSKEALRDYSKSQALSSLVKLKELYRRNPKDQIPDDLKYLIPVAKNNYKTYGREFPKSFHDIEALRGGFLTDSDIEELSLEIYRYYEDIKRNKSKIIQLGLDLSGGVSVTISLDYLELEQRLGRTLSVLEKEEAIGRTMQILKERVDTFGLTEPKITREVGGNRIFLDIPGEKDEKRVDSLLGGKGNLIFYVVDSDATSVLNSKILEAGPLYSIHDIKNSMKLDDSKKIFPWYIKDAYGVDDEARVRYYVVDFGIDNSFDGSHIQDAGILSDPKTGKDMVTFNLDNEGSEKFFAFTQKNVGKTLAVVMEGKIKSVANINHAIAGGNVSIQGDSFDKKEAQELAFVFKTAAFPVEIKIDDLRIIGPTIGEKTIELGIKASLLALVLVFLFMFVYYKTSGFVAGFSLVIYNLFLILAILSAFNFTLTLTSIAGLVLTMGMAVDINIIIYERIKEEIRNGRKFERAFEDGFKKAFWAIMDSNVTTFIAVLFLTLLGTGTIQGFAWSLSIGIVASLFSSLVFSRFILELIISFNRNKCVSISWSSNYAKGV from the coding sequence ATGAATAAAGTCTCTAAATTGATATTAATACTGTTTGTAACTTCTTTTGCTTATTTTTTAATATTTCCTACTCTAAAGTGGTATTTTTTTACTAAAGAGAAGGATAAACAAATTAGTTCATATTCAAAAGAGGCTTTAAGAGATTATTCTAAATCGCAAGCTTTAAGTTCTCTTGTTAAACTTAAGGAATTGTATCGAAGAAATCCTAAGGATCAAATTCCAGATGATTTGAAGTATTTAATTCCAGTTGCAAAAAATAATTATAAGACTTATGGAAGAGAATTTCCCAAATCGTTTCATGATATAGAAGCATTAAGGGGTGGTTTTTTAACTGATTCTGATATTGAAGAACTTAGTCTTGAAATTTATAGATATTATGAAGATATCAAGCGAAATAAAAGCAAAATAATACAATTGGGACTTGATTTATCTGGAGGAGTAAGTGTTACTATTTCTCTTGATTATTTAGAACTTGAACAAAGATTAGGAAGAACTTTAAGTGTTCTAGAAAAGGAAGAAGCTATTGGTCGTACGATGCAAATACTTAAGGAAAGAGTAGATACTTTTGGACTTACAGAACCTAAAATTACAAGAGAAGTAGGTGGAAATAGAATTTTTTTAGATATTCCAGGAGAGAAAGATGAGAAGCGTGTTGATTCTCTTTTGGGTGGTAAAGGAAATTTGATTTTTTATGTTGTTGATAGTGATGCCACTTCTGTTCTTAATTCTAAGATATTAGAAGCCGGTCCCCTTTATTCTATACATGATATTAAAAATAGCATGAAGCTTGATGATAGTAAAAAAATTTTTCCCTGGTATATAAAGGATGCTTATGGAGTTGATGATGAGGCTAGAGTTCGTTATTATGTTGTTGATTTTGGTATTGACAATTCTTTTGATGGATCTCATATTCAAGATGCTGGAATTTTAAGTGATCCTAAAACGGGAAAGGATATGGTTACATTTAATTTGGATAATGAGGGTAGTGAGAAGTTTTTTGCTTTTACTCAAAAAAATGTTGGAAAAACTTTAGCTGTAGTTATGGAAGGTAAAATTAAGTCAGTAGCCAATATTAATCATGCTATTGCTGGTGGAAATGTATCAATTCAAGGAGATTCTTTTGATAAAAAGGAAGCACAGGAGCTTGCATTTGTTTTTAAAACAGCAGCTTTTCCTGTTGAGATAAAAATAGATGATTTAAGGATTATTGGTCCTACTATTGGAGAAAAAACAATTGAACTTGGCATAAAGGCTTCGCTTCTTGCTCTTGTGTTGGTCTTTTTATTTATGTTTGTATATTATAAAACAAGTGGTTTTGTTGCAGGATTTTCATTAGTTATTTATAATTTATTTTTAATATTGGCAATTCTTTCTGCGTTTAATTTTACTTTAACTCTTACAAGTATTGCAGGTTTGGTGTTAACAATGGGTATGGCTGTTGATATTAATATAATTATTTATGAGAGAATTAAAGAAGAGATTAGAAATGGTAGAAAATTTGAAAGAGCATTTGAAGATGGATTTAAAAAAGCCTTTTGGGCAATAATGGATTCAAATGTTACAACATTTATAGCTGTGCTTTTCTTAACTCTTCTTGGAACAGGGACTATTCAAGGTTTTGCTTGGTCTTTGTCTATAGGGATTGTGGCATCACTTTTTAGTAGTTTAGTCTTTTCAAGGTTTATTTTGGAATTGATTATATCTTTTAATAGAAACAAATGTGTAAGTATTTCTTGGAGTTCAAATTATGCAAAAGGTGTTTAA